Proteins encoded together in one Marinithermus hydrothermalis DSM 14884 window:
- the prfB gene encoding peptide chain release factor 2 (programmed frameshift), with protein sequence MDVKALEARLDALRGYLDIPAKERRLAELEAELNDPNLWNDAERARRISQEAARIRRTVETYRTLEADLEGLVELWNELDPEEREALAGEAEEAQKKLEALYHETLLTFPHAEKNAILTIQPGAGGTEACDWAEMLLRMYRRLADRLGFSVEVVDVTPGAEAGIDYAQIIVRGENAYGLLSVENGVHRLVRPSPFDASGRRHTSFAGVEVMPEVDDTVEVEIKPEDLRIDVFRSQGHGGQGVNTTDSAVRIVHLPTGIIVTCQNTRSQHKNKEIALKVLKSRLFQLEWKKKQEELAKLRGEVKPIEWGSQIRSYVLDKQYVKDHRTGLMRHDPQNVLDGDIEDFIWAGLEWKAGRREAVAADTDEEE encoded by the exons ATGGACGTGAAGGCGCTCGAAGCGCGACTCGACGCCCTAAGGGGGTATCTT GACATCCCCGCCAAGGAACGCCGCCTGGCCGAGCTCGAGGCCGAACTGAACGACCCGAACCTCTGGAACGACGCCGAGCGCGCCCGACGCATCAGCCAGGAGGCCGCCCGGATCCGCCGCACGGTCGAGACCTACCGCACCCTCGAGGCCGACCTCGAGGGCCTCGTGGAGCTGTGGAACGAGCTCGATCCGGAGGAGCGCGAGGCGCTCGCGGGGGAGGCCGAGGAGGCCCAGAAGAAGCTCGAGGCGCTCTACCACGAGACGCTCCTGACCTTCCCCCACGCGGAGAAGAACGCGATCCTCACGATCCAGCCGGGTGCGGGAGGGACGGAGGCCTGCGACTGGGCGGAGATGCTCTTGCGTATGTACCGGCGGCTCGCGGACCGGCTGGGCTTTAGCGTGGAGGTGGTGGATGTCACGCCCGGCGCGGAGGCCGGGATCGATTACGCGCAGATCATCGTGCGCGGGGAGAACGCGTACGGCCTCCTCTCGGTGGAGAACGGCGTGCACCGCCTGGTCCGCCCCTCGCCCTTTGACGCTTCGGGCCGGCGGCACACCTCGTTCGCCGGGGTGGAGGTCATGCCCGAGGTGGACGACACCGTGGAGGTCGAGATCAAGCCCGAGGACCTGCGCATCGACGTGTTCCGCAGCCAAGGGCACGGCGGCCAGGGCGTGAACACCACGGACAGCGCGGTGCGGATCGTGCACCTGCCCACCGGGATCATCGTGACCTGCCAGAACACGCGCAGCCAGCACAAGAACAAGGAGATCGCCCTAAAGGTCCTCAAGTCCCGGTTGTTCCAGCTCGAGTGGAAGAAGAAGCAGGAGGAGCTCGCGAAGCTGCGCGGCGAGGTGAAGCCGATCGAGTGGGGCAGCCAGATCCGCAGTTACGTCCTGGACAAGCAGTACGTCAAGGACCACCGCACCGGCCTGATGCGGCACGACCCGCAGAACGTCCTGGACGGGGACATCGAGGATTTCATCTGGGCGGGGCTCGAGTGGAAGGCCGGCCGGCGCGAGGCGGTCGCGGCGGATACGGACGAGGAAGAATAG
- a CDS encoding long-chain fatty acid--CoA ligase: MNGNMMRFPLTLTHILERAGQLFGKVEIVSRLPDKSLHRYTYQDFYRRARALAKALQQAGLQKGDRVGTLMWNHYAHLEAYFGVPVAGGVLHTLNLRLHPKDLAYIINHAEDRFLIVDDILLPLLNAVKDQIRVERVIVVPLTGQPVPEGTLDYEAFLESGQGPFTYPELDEEEALGLCYTSGTTGRPKGVLYSHRAIVLHSLASALPDALGLSQQDTLLPVVPMFHVNAWGLPFTATLVGAKQVFPGPHLDPESLLELYEKEQVTVTAGVPTIWLGILQALEKHPGRWNLTPGMRMIVGGSAAPEGMIRTFDRFNLRVIHAWGMTELSPLGTVSQLKSYLKDLPEDAQYAYRAKQGLPAPLVEVRVVNDAGEAPWDGRTMGELQVRGPWVAAGYYNRPDAADSWSEDGWFRTGDVATIDPEGYVKITDRTKDLVKSGGEWISSVDLENALMAHSAVAEAAVIAVPHPKWGERPLAVVVLKEGQHATPEALREFLAPQFAKWWLPDAFVFVDEIPRTSTGKFLKAALRERFKDWRWEEAEA, encoded by the coding sequence ATGAACGGGAACATGATGCGGTTTCCCCTTACCCTGACGCACATTCTGGAGCGGGCGGGGCAGCTTTTCGGCAAGGTCGAGATCGTCTCGCGCCTACCGGACAAGTCCCTCCACCGCTACACCTACCAGGACTTCTACCGCCGCGCCCGGGCCCTTGCGAAGGCCCTGCAACAGGCTGGCCTCCAAAAAGGCGACCGCGTGGGCACCCTGATGTGGAACCACTACGCCCACCTCGAGGCCTACTTCGGCGTCCCCGTGGCCGGGGGCGTGCTGCACACGCTGAACCTGCGGCTCCACCCCAAGGACCTGGCCTACATCATCAACCACGCCGAGGACCGGTTCCTCATCGTGGACGACATCCTCCTCCCCCTTTTGAACGCGGTGAAGGACCAGATCCGCGTGGAGCGCGTCATCGTGGTGCCCCTCACGGGCCAACCCGTCCCCGAGGGCACCCTGGACTACGAGGCCTTCCTCGAGAGCGGGCAGGGGCCGTTCACCTACCCCGAGCTCGACGAGGAGGAAGCCCTCGGCCTCTGCTACACCTCCGGCACCACCGGCCGGCCCAAGGGCGTGCTGTACTCGCACCGCGCGATCGTGCTGCACTCCCTGGCCTCCGCCTTGCCTGACGCGCTCGGCCTGAGCCAGCAGGACACCCTGCTCCCCGTGGTGCCGATGTTTCACGTGAACGCCTGGGGGCTGCCCTTCACCGCGACCCTGGTCGGCGCGAAGCAGGTCTTTCCCGGACCGCACCTGGACCCGGAGAGCCTGCTCGAGCTGTACGAGAAGGAGCAGGTCACGGTCACCGCGGGCGTGCCCACGATCTGGCTGGGCATCCTCCAAGCCCTCGAGAAACACCCCGGCCGCTGGAACCTCACCCCGGGGATGCGCATGATCGTGGGGGGGTCGGCCGCGCCGGAGGGCATGATCCGGACGTTCGACCGGTTCAACCTCCGGGTCATCCACGCCTGGGGCATGACCGAGCTGAGCCCCTTGGGCACCGTCAGCCAACTGAAGTCCTACCTCAAAGACCTCCCGGAGGACGCGCAGTACGCCTACCGGGCCAAGCAGGGCCTGCCCGCGCCGCTCGTCGAGGTGCGCGTGGTGAACGACGCGGGCGAGGCCCCCTGGGACGGCCGCACCATGGGGGAGCTGCAGGTGCGCGGGCCGTGGGTCGCGGCGGGCTACTACAACCGCCCCGACGCCGCCGACAGCTGGAGCGAGGACGGCTGGTTCCGCACCGGGGACGTGGCCACGATCGACCCCGAAGGGTACGTGAAGATCACGGACCGCACCAAGGACCTGGTCAAGTCGGGCGGGGAGTGGATCAGCTCGGTGGACCTCGAGAACGCCCTCATGGCCCACTCCGCCGTGGCGGAAGCCGCGGTGATCGCGGTGCCGCACCCCAAGTGGGGCGAGCGCCCCCTGGCGGTGGTGGTCCTCAAGGAAGGCCAGCACGCCACCCCCGAGGCCCTCAGGGAGTTCCTCGCCCCCCAGTTCGCCAAGTGGTGGCTGCCGGACGCCTTCGTCTTCGTGGACGAGATCCCGCGCACCTCGACCGGAAAATTCCTGAAAGCCGCGCTGCGCGAGCGGTTCAAGGACTGGCGGTGGGAGGAAGCCGAGGCCTAA
- a CDS encoding TetR/AcrR family transcriptional regulator — translation MHPTPRGRRAGILAAAARLFRTQGFERTTVRQIADAVGLQSGSLFHHFKSKEAILLAVMEDGVRQAIAAADRALAAADTPPERLRALVRAHLETLLGPAKDALAVLLYEWRALSPEARERLIALRDAYEARWQQVLDELAREGRAPQDTRLYRRYLLGALNWAHEWYRPKGELSVAVLAERFAAFALGEAPKGGRDGV, via the coding sequence ATGCACCCCACACCAAGGGGGCGCCGGGCCGGGATCCTGGCCGCCGCCGCTCGGTTGTTTCGCACGCAGGGGTTCGAGCGCACCACGGTGCGCCAGATCGCCGACGCGGTTGGTCTCCAGTCCGGCAGCCTCTTCCACCACTTCAAAAGCAAGGAAGCGATCCTCCTCGCGGTCATGGAGGACGGGGTGCGCCAGGCCATCGCGGCCGCCGACCGGGCCCTCGCGGCCGCCGACACGCCCCCGGAACGCCTCCGGGCCCTGGTGCGGGCGCACCTCGAGACCCTCCTCGGCCCGGCGAAGGACGCGCTCGCGGTCCTCCTCTACGAGTGGCGCGCCTTGAGCCCCGAGGCCCGGGAGCGCCTGATCGCGCTGCGCGACGCGTACGAGGCCCGCTGGCAACAGGTTCTGGACGAACTCGCGCGCGAAGGCCGCGCCCCTCAGGACACCCGGTTGTACCGCCGCTACCTCCTGGGGGCGCTGAACTGGGCGCACGAGTGGTACCGCCCCAAGGGCGAGCTCAGCGTGGCCGTGCTCGCCGAGCGCTTTGCGGCCTTCGCCTTGGGCGAGGCGCCGAAAGGAGGCCGTGATGGAGTTT